The Hornefia porci genome contains the following window.
TACCTCACATAATTTAGAATCAATTTCTATCGCCGTAACAAAATTACATCTCTTTACCAATTCAGCAGTAAAATGACCTTTCCCTGCACCTATTTCAAAGATGTTATCTTTTTCATCTAAACTTATGCAATTCATTATTTTTTCTATGTGATATTTTGAAGTAATAAAATTTTGACTATCTTTTATATTTACTTTGTTCATTATAACCTCTCCTTAAAGGTAAGCGCCTAATATAAGGGTATCTGTTCGCTTGGTCATATATTTGCCATAATAGTAGTAATCACATATGCCAGCATTTTACTCTATGATCCGGCGCTAGGATCTAGCAGTAAGCAAGCATTTTACTACAATTATGGAGGTTACATTTATGCAGACAGAAAGACGAACTGCCGATGAGCAATACCGGCTCATCATGGAATGTCGCAGCAGCGGACTAAGCGATTTTCAGTGGTGCAACGAGCACGGGATCAAACCCGGTACATTCTACAACTGGGTCAAGCGGCTTCGCAAAAAATCCTGCTATGATATTCCGCCGGCAACAGGCCGGGGAGGCTATAAGCCTTCGGAACAACAGGATGTTGTCAAACTTGAAATCGTTGACCAGCCTGTTCTGCACGAAGAGACACCACAGCTTTTAAGCGTGCTTCCGGATCATACGGATACAAACTGTATGGAAGCAACTGCTGAGATCAAACTCGGCTCCGCCCTGATCAGGATTTCAAATGATATAGATCCGGCACTTTTAGCACAGATCATCCGGTCTGTGGGAGGTGCATCATGCTAGGCGACATTACAGCTGCAACAGATATTTATATCATTTGTGGCTACACCGATATGAGAAAATCAATCGATGGTCTGTGCGCCATCATCAGAGACCAGCTTCACTTTGAACCGGAGCATACCACCGCGCTCTACCTTTTCTGCGGCAGACGCAATGACAGGATAAAGGCACTCCTTCATGAGAATGACGGTTTTGTGCTTTTATATAAACGCCTCGATCATAACACCGGAAAATACCGGTGGCCACGTAACCGTGACGAGGTGAAAACCATTACATGGAGGCAGTTTGACTGGCTCATGTCCGGTCTTGAGATCGAGCAGCCAAAGGCAATAAAAAGTGCCTGAAACGCTTGATTTTTCTAGGCTTTTGCACCTGTTTATGGTACAATAGAAGTATCAAAAAACGGAGCAGAAGACCATGCCTTCAG
Protein-coding sequences here:
- the tnpA gene encoding IS66 family insertion sequence element accessory protein TnpA — protein: MQTERRTADEQYRLIMECRSSGLSDFQWCNEHGIKPGTFYNWVKRLRKKSCYDIPPATGRGGYKPSEQQDVVKLEIVDQPVLHEETPQLLSVLPDHTDTNCMEATAEIKLGSALIRISNDIDPALLAQIIRSVGGASC
- the tnpB gene encoding IS66 family insertion sequence element accessory protein TnpB (TnpB, as the term is used for proteins encoded by IS66 family insertion elements, is considered an accessory protein, since TnpC, encoded by a neighboring gene, is a DDE family transposase.); this translates as MLGDITAATDIYIICGYTDMRKSIDGLCAIIRDQLHFEPEHTTALYLFCGRRNDRIKALLHENDGFVLLYKRLDHNTGKYRWPRNRDEVKTITWRQFDWLMSGLEIEQPKAIKSA